Proteins from a single region of Ziziphus jujuba cultivar Dongzao chromosome 1, ASM3175591v1:
- the LOC107426797 gene encoding reticulon-like protein B21 produces the protein MDVGRRRAGAGTSVVAGSVWESRMKHDEVRGGIKVFNGEENSEESNGISAGSKLKRGQAAAGAVSASGKRKTWKSESFEKNPIQIAKGKTESPRNSEEQCKELSVSVDGLKKSPIQVRKLRSEGSKEIGVASDKAERSPVGIRKARSESLKSPGNLGKEAGESGEGVGRNSIQLRKAKSDSIKVQEQSNKDNDGSGAAIQLGKTKSEPIKDLVESEKGVEESSEEIEKNPVEIGKSGSDETCKEFGVCQDKVISNGESNVDLHNSAPKAVVDDNDDYGDDQEEEEVEEELGEEIDEVEIEIEIEKKSLDIKEINTPEHKPSNDKVIGEEKVVNEKPNKVINKEKVVSEKPNKVINKEKVVNEVNKVHFEKKETKKFHQIHQKPEPISINVKKQPPVIKRATLHTNYAKTTFRAASDEYRTFPESHNRLQSFVDLIMWKDISRSVFIFGIGTFIILSSSYTKDLNISFISVISYLGLVYLATVFLFRSIIYRGVIDIDNTSYVVGEEESIWLLKLVLPYLNEFLLKLKALFSGDPCTTMKLAALLFVLARCGNSITIWTMAKLGFFGVFTVPKVCSLYSHQITAYAKFWVRRFRDAWNSCSHKKALTVAIFLLVWNLSSIVARIWAVFMLFVAFRYYQQSIATDEWMEDDAGEEDIWHEPIGRDEQGNGPTIVDITKQKKKF, from the exons ATGGATGTGGGTAGGAGGAGAGCTGGAGCTGGGACTAGTGTGGTTGCTGGGTCTGTGTGGGAGAGCAGGATGAAGCATGATGAAGTCAGAGGTGGGATAAAAGTTTTCAATGGAGAAGAAAATTCTGAGGAGAGCAATGGGATTTCAGCTGGGTCGAAGTTGAAGAGAGGTCAGGCTGCTGCTGGGGCAGTGAGTGCTTCTGGGAAGAGGAAGACTTGGAAATCTGAGAGCTTTGAGAAGAACCCAATTCAGATTGCCAAAGGAAAAACTGAGTCCCCAAGGAATTCTGAAGAACAGTGCAAGGAGCTGAGTGTCTCTGTTGATGGGTTGAAGAAGAGCCCAATTCAGGTGAGAAAGCTTAGATCTGAGGGGAGCAAGGAAATTGGTGTTGCTTCTGATAAAGCTGAGAGGAGCCCAGTTGGGATTAGGAAGGCAAGGAGTGAATCGTTGAAGAGTCCTGGTAATTTGGGGAAGGAAGCTGGTGAATCTGGTGAAGGAGTGGGGAGGAATTCAATTCAGCTGAGGAAAGCCAAATCTGATTCAATTAAGGTTCAGGAACAGTCCAACAAAGATAATGATGGTTCTGGTGCTGCAATTCAATTGGGGAAGACGAAATCTGAGCCCATTAAGGACTTGGTTGAATCGGAGAAGGGAGTTGAAGAGTCCAGTGAGGAAATTGAGAAGAACCCAGTTGAGATTGGGAAGTCTGGATCTGATGAAACATGCAAGGAGTTTGGTGTTTGCCAAGACAAAGTCATTTCCAACGGTGAAAGCAATGTGGATTTGCACAACTCTGCTCCGAAAGCTGTGGtggatgataatgatgattatGGTGACGatcaggaagaagaagaagtagaggaAGAGTTGGGCGAGGAAATTGATGAGGTTGAGATTGAGATTGAGATTGAAAAGAAAAGCCTTGATATTAAGGAAATTAATACACCAGAGCACAAACCCAGTAACGACAAGGTCATCGGTGAAGAGAAAGTTGTAAATGAAAAACCCAACAAGGTCATCAATAAAGAGAAGGTTGTAAGTGAAAAACCCAACAAGGTCATCAATAAAGAGAAGGTTGTAAATGAAGTAAATAAGGTTCATTTTGAGAAGAAGGAAACCAAAAAGTTCCATCAAATCCATCAAAAGCCAGAACCCATCTCTATAAATGTGAAAAAACAGCCTCCTGTGATTAAACGAGCAACTTTGCATACAAATTATGCCAAAACTACAT TTAGAGCAGCTTCAGATGAATACCGTACTTTTCCTGAATCCCATAACAGATTGCAGagttttg TGGATTTGATCATGTGGAAAGACATATCAAGATCGGTTTTTATCTTTGGAATTGGAACATTTATCATTCTCTCATCCTCCTATACAAAAGATCTTAACATCAG CTTTATTTCTGTCATTTCCTATCTGGGTCTTGTCTATCTTGCTACAGTCTTCCTTTTTAGGTCCATTATCTACAG GGGAGTTATAGATATAGATAATACAAGTTATGTTGTGGGAGAAGAAGAATCAATTTGGTTGCTGAAACTGGTCCTTCCATACCTAAATGAGTTCCTGCTAAAGCTTAAAGCTCTGTTTTCTGGTGACCCTTGCACTACAATGAAG TTGGCAGCTTTGCTCTTTGTTTTGGCCAGATGTGGCAACTCCATAACCATTTGGACCATGGCTAAATTGG gtttttttggggttttcacCGTACCAAAAGTCTGCTCTTTGTATTCGCACCAGATTACTGCATACG CCAAATTTTGGGTTCGAAGATTTCGGGATGCTTGGAACTCATGCTCTCACAAGAAAGCCTTGACTGTTGCCATCTTTCTCCTTGTTTGGAACCTTTCCTCCATCGTTGCTCGCATTTGGGcag TGTTCATGCTGTTTGTGGCCTTTCGATACTATCAGCAATCCATAGCAACAGATGAATGGATGGAAGATGATGCAGGAGAAGAAGACATTTGGCATGAACCCATTGGAAGAGATGAACAAGGGAATGGGCCCACTATTGTTGACATtactaaacaaaagaaaaaattttaa
- the LOC107426942 gene encoding RNA polymerase II C-terminal domain phosphatase-like 4 isoform X2 → MSLVTDSPVNSSSSDDFAALLDSALDSASSDSSPVEEAKDDDDVEIESIKRHKVENMGSTEEPDGSTSQVSVTEVLEEESTKQNTCTHPGSFGDMCIICGQRLEQESGVTFGYIHKGLRLNNDEIVRLRSKDMKNLLRHKKLHLVLDLDHTLLNSTQLVHMTPEEEYLKSQTDSLQDVSNGSLFMLENMHMMTKLRPFVRTFLKEASEMYEMHIYTMGDRAYALAMANILDPKREYFGERVISRDDGTQKHQKGLDVVLGQESAVLILDDTENAWTKHKENLILMERYHFFRSSCHQFGFNCKSLSELKSDESETEGALATVLKVLKQIHNNFFDVLKTLRQEILKDCKIVFSRVFPTKFQAENHQLWKMAEQLGATCSTELDPSVTHVVATDAGTEKSRWAAKEKKFLVHPRWIEATNYLWQKLPEENFSVSVVKNQ, encoded by the exons ATGAGTCTTGTGACTGATTCTCCAGTGAATTCATCTAGCAGTGATGACTTTGCTGCACTTCTTGATTCAGCATTGGATTCTGCTTCTTCAGATTCATCACCAGTTGAAGAAGCTAAGGATGACGATGATGTTGAAATTGAGAG TATAAAAAGGCATAAAGTGGAGAATATGGGAAGCACAGAGGAGCCTGATGGATCAACTTCTCAAGTTTCTGTGACGGAAGTGCTAG AGGAAGAATCCACAAAGCAGAATACGTGTACACATCCTGGTTCGTTTGGAGAtatgtgtataatttgtggTCAGAGGTTGGAGCAGGAGTCTGGTGTGACATTTGGGTACATTCACAAG GGATTAAGGCTTAATAATGATGAGATTGTTAGGTTGCGCAGCAAGGATATGAAGAATTTGTTACGCCATAAAAAACTTCACTTGGTTCTCGATCTGGATCATACGTTGTTGAATTCCACTCAACTCGTACATATGACACCAGAAGAGGAATACTTGAAGAGCCAAACAGATTCTCTGCAAG ATGTCTCAAATGGGAGCCTCTTCATGCTGGAGAATATGCATATGATGACCAAGTTGAGGCCTTTTGTTCGGACATTTTTAAAAGAAGCAAGTGAAATGTATGAAATGCACATTTATACAATGGGCGATCGAGCTTATGCATTGGCAATGGCTAATATTCTTGATCCCAAAAGAGAGTACTTTGGTGAAAGAGTGATATCACGGGATGATGGCACCCAGAAACATCAAAAGGGGCTTGATGTTGTGTTGGGGCAAGAAAGTGCAGTTCTAATCCTTGATGATACCGAAAAT GCTTGGACAAAGCATAAGGAAAATTTGATACTAATGGAAAGATATCATTTCTTCAGATCAAGTTGTCACCAATTTGGCTTCAATTGTAAGTCTCTTTCTGAATTGAAGAGTGATGAAAGTGAGACTGAAGGAGCTCTTGCAACAGTTCTCAAAGTTCTTAAGCAGATCCACAACAATTTCTTTGAT GTGTTGAAAACTCTTCGGCAGGAAATCTTGAAGGACTGTAAAATTGTTTTCAGCCGTGTTTTTCCTACCAAATTCCAGGCTGAGAACCACCAGCTGTGGAAGATGGCAGAGCAGTTGGGTGCTACTTGTTCAACAGAACTTGACCCATCAGTGACACACGTGGTTGCAACAGATGCTGGAACAGAAAAATCTCGTTGGGCAgcgaaagaaaagaaatttttggTCCATCCCAGGTGGATTGAAGCTACAAACTATCTCTGGCAAAAGCTACCTGAAGAGAACTTTTCTGTTAGCGTAGTGAAAAACCAATGA
- the LOC107426942 gene encoding RNA polymerase II C-terminal domain phosphatase-like 4 isoform X1: MSLVTDSPVNSSSSDDFAALLDSALDSASSDSSPVEEAKDDDDVEIESIKRHKVENMGSTEEPDGSTSQVSVTEVLEEESTKQNTCTHPGSFGDMCIICGQRLEQESGVTFGYIHKGLRLNNDEIVRLRSKDMKNLLRHKKLHLVLDLDHTLLNSTQLVHMTPEEEYLKSQTDSLQDVSNGSLFMLENMHMMTKLRPFVRTFLKEASEMYEMHIYTMGDRAYALAMANILDPKREYFGERVISRDDGTQKHQKGLDVVLGQESAVLILDDTENAWTKHKENLILMERYHFFRSSCHQFGFNCKSLSELKSDESETEGALATVLKVLKQIHNNFFDNTSDNLMGRDVRQVLKTLRQEILKDCKIVFSRVFPTKFQAENHQLWKMAEQLGATCSTELDPSVTHVVATDAGTEKSRWAAKEKKFLVHPRWIEATNYLWQKLPEENFSVSVVKNQ; encoded by the exons ATGAGTCTTGTGACTGATTCTCCAGTGAATTCATCTAGCAGTGATGACTTTGCTGCACTTCTTGATTCAGCATTGGATTCTGCTTCTTCAGATTCATCACCAGTTGAAGAAGCTAAGGATGACGATGATGTTGAAATTGAGAG TATAAAAAGGCATAAAGTGGAGAATATGGGAAGCACAGAGGAGCCTGATGGATCAACTTCTCAAGTTTCTGTGACGGAAGTGCTAG AGGAAGAATCCACAAAGCAGAATACGTGTACACATCCTGGTTCGTTTGGAGAtatgtgtataatttgtggTCAGAGGTTGGAGCAGGAGTCTGGTGTGACATTTGGGTACATTCACAAG GGATTAAGGCTTAATAATGATGAGATTGTTAGGTTGCGCAGCAAGGATATGAAGAATTTGTTACGCCATAAAAAACTTCACTTGGTTCTCGATCTGGATCATACGTTGTTGAATTCCACTCAACTCGTACATATGACACCAGAAGAGGAATACTTGAAGAGCCAAACAGATTCTCTGCAAG ATGTCTCAAATGGGAGCCTCTTCATGCTGGAGAATATGCATATGATGACCAAGTTGAGGCCTTTTGTTCGGACATTTTTAAAAGAAGCAAGTGAAATGTATGAAATGCACATTTATACAATGGGCGATCGAGCTTATGCATTGGCAATGGCTAATATTCTTGATCCCAAAAGAGAGTACTTTGGTGAAAGAGTGATATCACGGGATGATGGCACCCAGAAACATCAAAAGGGGCTTGATGTTGTGTTGGGGCAAGAAAGTGCAGTTCTAATCCTTGATGATACCGAAAAT GCTTGGACAAAGCATAAGGAAAATTTGATACTAATGGAAAGATATCATTTCTTCAGATCAAGTTGTCACCAATTTGGCTTCAATTGTAAGTCTCTTTCTGAATTGAAGAGTGATGAAAGTGAGACTGAAGGAGCTCTTGCAACAGTTCTCAAAGTTCTTAAGCAGATCCACAACAATTTCTTTGAT AACACCAGTGACAATCTTATGGGCAGGGATGTGAGGCAG GTGTTGAAAACTCTTCGGCAGGAAATCTTGAAGGACTGTAAAATTGTTTTCAGCCGTGTTTTTCCTACCAAATTCCAGGCTGAGAACCACCAGCTGTGGAAGATGGCAGAGCAGTTGGGTGCTACTTGTTCAACAGAACTTGACCCATCAGTGACACACGTGGTTGCAACAGATGCTGGAACAGAAAAATCTCGTTGGGCAgcgaaagaaaagaaatttttggTCCATCCCAGGTGGATTGAAGCTACAAACTATCTCTGGCAAAAGCTACCTGAAGAGAACTTTTCTGTTAGCGTAGTGAAAAACCAATGA
- the LOC107426942 gene encoding RNA polymerase II C-terminal domain phosphatase-like 4 isoform X3, with the protein MGSTEEPDGSTSQVSVTEVLEEESTKQNTCTHPGSFGDMCIICGQRLEQESGVTFGYIHKGLRLNNDEIVRLRSKDMKNLLRHKKLHLVLDLDHTLLNSTQLVHMTPEEEYLKSQTDSLQDVSNGSLFMLENMHMMTKLRPFVRTFLKEASEMYEMHIYTMGDRAYALAMANILDPKREYFGERVISRDDGTQKHQKGLDVVLGQESAVLILDDTENAWTKHKENLILMERYHFFRSSCHQFGFNCKSLSELKSDESETEGALATVLKVLKQIHNNFFDNTSDNLMGRDVRQVLKTLRQEILKDCKIVFSRVFPTKFQAENHQLWKMAEQLGATCSTELDPSVTHVVATDAGTEKSRWAAKEKKFLVHPRWIEATNYLWQKLPEENFSVSVVKNQ; encoded by the exons ATGGGAAGCACAGAGGAGCCTGATGGATCAACTTCTCAAGTTTCTGTGACGGAAGTGCTAG AGGAAGAATCCACAAAGCAGAATACGTGTACACATCCTGGTTCGTTTGGAGAtatgtgtataatttgtggTCAGAGGTTGGAGCAGGAGTCTGGTGTGACATTTGGGTACATTCACAAG GGATTAAGGCTTAATAATGATGAGATTGTTAGGTTGCGCAGCAAGGATATGAAGAATTTGTTACGCCATAAAAAACTTCACTTGGTTCTCGATCTGGATCATACGTTGTTGAATTCCACTCAACTCGTACATATGACACCAGAAGAGGAATACTTGAAGAGCCAAACAGATTCTCTGCAAG ATGTCTCAAATGGGAGCCTCTTCATGCTGGAGAATATGCATATGATGACCAAGTTGAGGCCTTTTGTTCGGACATTTTTAAAAGAAGCAAGTGAAATGTATGAAATGCACATTTATACAATGGGCGATCGAGCTTATGCATTGGCAATGGCTAATATTCTTGATCCCAAAAGAGAGTACTTTGGTGAAAGAGTGATATCACGGGATGATGGCACCCAGAAACATCAAAAGGGGCTTGATGTTGTGTTGGGGCAAGAAAGTGCAGTTCTAATCCTTGATGATACCGAAAAT GCTTGGACAAAGCATAAGGAAAATTTGATACTAATGGAAAGATATCATTTCTTCAGATCAAGTTGTCACCAATTTGGCTTCAATTGTAAGTCTCTTTCTGAATTGAAGAGTGATGAAAGTGAGACTGAAGGAGCTCTTGCAACAGTTCTCAAAGTTCTTAAGCAGATCCACAACAATTTCTTTGAT AACACCAGTGACAATCTTATGGGCAGGGATGTGAGGCAG GTGTTGAAAACTCTTCGGCAGGAAATCTTGAAGGACTGTAAAATTGTTTTCAGCCGTGTTTTTCCTACCAAATTCCAGGCTGAGAACCACCAGCTGTGGAAGATGGCAGAGCAGTTGGGTGCTACTTGTTCAACAGAACTTGACCCATCAGTGACACACGTGGTTGCAACAGATGCTGGAACAGAAAAATCTCGTTGGGCAgcgaaagaaaagaaatttttggTCCATCCCAGGTGGATTGAAGCTACAAACTATCTCTGGCAAAAGCTACCTGAAGAGAACTTTTCTGTTAGCGTAGTGAAAAACCAATGA